The Tardiphaga alba genome includes a window with the following:
- a CDS encoding nitrate reductase cytochrome c-type subunit, which produces MRGQDRFGVSAMKTLLAAIIAGGTVLVSGAIYAQSTQSAVQIVPRVTGAAQPMSEIPAPALPRAITDDKRVMRNYPEQPPVIPHSIDNYQLTTKTNRCLECHNREYTESSGAPMISVTHFMDRDGQMLADVTPRRYFCTACHVTQTDVRPLVPNTFTDMKASGRSAP; this is translated from the coding sequence ATGCGCGGTCAAGATCGTTTCGGTGTAAGCGCCATGAAAACCCTCCTCGCAGCCATCATTGCCGGCGGCACGGTGCTGGTGTCTGGCGCAATCTACGCGCAATCGACGCAGTCCGCGGTGCAGATCGTGCCGCGCGTCACCGGCGCGGCCCAGCCGATGTCGGAGATCCCCGCTCCTGCTCTGCCGCGCGCGATCACCGACGACAAGCGGGTGATGCGGAATTATCCGGAGCAGCCGCCGGTGATCCCGCATTCCATCGACAACTATCAACTCACCACCAAGACCAATCGTTGTCTCGAATGTCATAACCGCGAATATACCGAAAGCTCGGGCGCGCCGATGATCAGCGTGACCCATTTCATGGATCGCGATGGCCAGATGCTCGCCGACGTGACGCCGCGGCGTTACTTCTGCACGGCCTGCCACGTGACGCAGACCGATGTGCGTCCGCTTGTTCCGAACACGTTCACCGACATGAAGGCATCCGGCAGGTCTGCGCCATGA
- a CDS encoding periplasmic nitrate reductase, NapE protein, giving the protein MDQNISPPDQAPTRNSRLSELLVFLTIIVFIWPVVAVGIVGGYGFSVWIFQMIFGPPGPPSVQ; this is encoded by the coding sequence ATGGACCAGAACATTTCTCCGCCTGATCAGGCACCCACGCGCAACAGCCGCCTGTCGGAGTTGCTCGTCTTTCTCACAATCATTGTTTTCATCTGGCCCGTCGTCGCTGTCGGCATTGTTGGCGGCTACGGATTTTCTGTCTGGATCTTTCAAATGATCTTCGGCCCGCCAGGTCCGCCTTCGGTTCAATAG
- a CDS encoding Crp/Fnr family transcriptional regulator gives MDRGNGKTFAEAPLFFGLNEGARARIVEAGKRLTLDTSFALWQQGDAPDIVAFVLDGQLKEAVIDAEGGQKTLRFMRRGDCIGCSSVYGDFPYPATATATMTTELMYWSGERFTNLMHAHSQLAINVLGIVGRRSARLLRRLHEATSENADRRLARIILRLANVADIRMSETPVELTISRQELAELSDTTLFTVSRTVSAWHRLQIVKAGRGRLVITDLGRLAGLAGAAIMECAQDA, from the coding sequence ATGGATCGCGGCAACGGAAAGACATTCGCGGAGGCGCCGCTTTTTTTTGGCCTCAACGAGGGCGCGCGTGCGCGCATCGTCGAAGCCGGCAAGCGATTGACGCTCGATACGAGTTTCGCGCTATGGCAGCAGGGCGATGCGCCCGACATTGTCGCTTTCGTCCTCGACGGCCAACTCAAGGAAGCGGTGATCGATGCCGAAGGCGGCCAAAAGACATTGCGCTTCATGCGCCGTGGCGACTGCATCGGCTGCTCGTCCGTCTACGGCGATTTTCCCTATCCGGCGACGGCCACCGCCACGATGACGACCGAACTGATGTACTGGTCGGGCGAACGCTTTACCAACCTGATGCATGCGCATTCGCAGCTCGCCATCAATGTCCTCGGCATCGTCGGCCGCCGCAGTGCGCGGCTGCTGCGGCGCCTGCACGAGGCGACCAGCGAGAATGCCGATCGCCGCCTGGCGCGGATCATCCTTCGTCTCGCCAATGTCGCTGATATCCGCATGAGCGAAACGCCGGTCGAATTGACCATCTCGCGCCAGGAACTGGCCGAGCTCAGCGACACCACGCTGTTCACCGTGAGCCGGACCGTCTCGGCGTGGCACCGGCTGCAGATCGTCAAGGCCGGCCGTGGACGACTGGTCATCACCGATCTCGGCCGGCTCGCCGGTCTTGCCGGGGCCGCCATCATGGAATGCGCGCAAGACGCATAG
- a CDS encoding chaperone NapD has protein sequence MTNKMTRRALFTGASADASSQDHDHISSAVVSVLPVHIEAVSARLLGLPGVEIHHRSEHKLVAVLEGPGSGALGAMLAEISSWPGVLSANMVFEQRLDQDN, from the coding sequence ATGACCAACAAAATGACCCGACGCGCCCTGTTCACGGGCGCGAGCGCTGACGCGTCTTCGCAAGACCACGACCACATTTCGAGCGCGGTCGTCTCAGTGCTCCCAGTGCACATCGAAGCCGTGTCCGCGCGATTGCTGGGCCTGCCCGGCGTCGAGATTCACCATCGCTCGGAGCACAAGCTCGTCGCGGTGCTCGAAGGCCCCGGCAGCGGTGCGCTCGGCGCGATGCTCGCCGAGATCTCGTCATGGCCGGGCGTGCTGTCCGCCAACATGGTTTTCGAACAACGTCTCGATCAGGACAACTAA